A region of the Lysobacter sp. K5869 genome:
GATCGGGATGCAATCTGACCTACACGCCAAAGCGTGCACAAATACGCCCCTATTTGTGCCAACGCGCACAGGCCTTCACCCCCCTACCAGGCGGGCGCGACAATCTGATGAACGGATCAAGCAGTTTTCGGACGAACGGCCGCCCGCCCCGCGCGGAGCGCTTGACAAACCGCAAAGAGGCTTAGTTTTCGGCCCGGCCCCAGGGCCGCAGCGCGCTGCCGTACACCAGCAGGTACACCGCCACGACCCAAGCGGTCGCCACGGCCCAGCCGGCGAGGATGTCGGAGGGGTAATGCACGCCCAGGTAGAGGCGCGAGAAGCCGACCAAGAGCGTGAACGGAACCATCAAGCCGATCGCCGCCCAGCGCCAGCGCGTCGGCCAGTACAACAAGATCAACACGACGGCCAAGGTCATCGACCCCATCGCATGCCCGCTGGGGAAGCTGTAGTTGTGTTCCGGCGCGATCGATTCCCACAGCGACGGCCGTTCGCGGGCGAAGAACTGCTTGGCCGCGATGTTGAGCAGCCCCGAGCCGCCGAGCGCGAGCGCGGCGAAGCTGGCTTCGCGGAAACGCCGCAG
Encoded here:
- a CDS encoding phosphatase PAP2 family protein; this encodes MSEPSRADDASARSEEARAAQPRGTGDNALKQEARFGAALLRRHGWSLLLAFAGLLLPLWGFAELAEDIHRQEALVFDVPVLQYAHGLSRASLDALFTLVSKLGYQWGVVPFDLVLVLALTALRRFREASFAALALGGSGLLNIAAKQFFARERPSLWESIAPEHNYSFPSGHAMGSMTLAVVLILLYWPTRWRWAAIGLMVPFTLLVGFSRLYLGVHYPSDILAGWAVATAWVVAVYLLVYGSALRPWGRAEN